A genomic window from Bacteroidota bacterium includes:
- a CDS encoding DUF1987 domain-containing protein, whose protein sequence is MNEPAGIAPFHRSPSESSPEIHYDAETNVLSFSGACYPANALEVFDPVLEWLEKHKEMLRTEPFKLVSALHYINTSSTKQLFMLVDKLKGYEKSGILPRVDLVWVYERDDEDNLQIGKDLGSIFEVNISLVCLNKGSE, encoded by the coding sequence ATGAATGAGCCCGCCGGCATAGCTCCGTTTCACAGATCTCCCAGCGAAAGCAGTCCTGAGATTCACTATGATGCTGAAACAAATGTTCTCAGCTTCTCGGGTGCCTGCTATCCCGCCAACGCGCTGGAAGTGTTTGATCCCGTGCTGGAATGGCTGGAAAAGCACAAAGAAATGCTGAGAACAGAGCCCTTTAAGCTTGTTTCGGCTCTACATTACATCAATACCAGCTCCACCAAGCAGCTGTTTATGCTGGTAGATAAGCTGAAAGGCTATGAAAAATCGGGGATCCTCCCGCGTGTTGACCTCGTATGGGTGTACGAGAGAGACGACGAGGACAACCTGCAGATCGGGAAGGACCTGGGATCGATATTCGAGGTGAATATCTCGCTGGTGTGCCTGAATAAGGGTTCGGAGTAG